In one Gossypium hirsutum isolate 1008001.06 chromosome D09, Gossypium_hirsutum_v2.1, whole genome shotgun sequence genomic region, the following are encoded:
- the LOC121220809 gene encoding Fanconi anemia group I protein has translation MATTESAAPQLNDVDIVHLAQRKQPSNSHQQSNVSLPPFLLSPHCHKDLLSYLHSRAASPSPSSAVCEYVISLLSLISLSPGTPTVCSLLSSLLSSYTQLFPLLPHDSNSLRTIKKFNTLLIHVPLEDLKLVIDLVASDLSGVVSVDDAQLFDLLPQCFELIRNAEEKGGDYVNSVVDKILDSKLSKGFLLKMVSIAKEFSFLDKTRGNEFLEKVFVGIKTVDLMDLPSLVYQLLVLASKGFNKREIIEGIVYFFGSELGSKMTSTVRQVEGTVLLHVNFAVKQDPSLGKEVMGLVKSDLRAFNHFTVAVLLSVSRVRRFSESSMAILKTALLTAYRDYKFTKECKWIPDDIKGEYLKSVKVVEKSVLRAVNESNYGREHMVPSILQFGFILLESVGEVNCKELGNSNGLLGIEELGIQMLKTLFEVHDMARNEIMEQVKFRILSLKPELSRPILRLLCYLIQCYPYPMMEHIPRLKELLDYFTFMDGKIASYLVSALLPLIRFSRDLRDYAILVVRKAVFRREEAVRVAATNSIIELILAEKQPKGDGLFFLQDSSSQASCSQQADIPCSMGGDLFQELSALLQRCLYQPAKVKQVVYQGLVKLVLADPAIGGLVFDFLLPHFLQFFKEGPDVQLGVSSCIKSENGKVLIQEPLDCLLSCISWILLLQTHGKTDKLLDSIGACFGFSLSQENEDGRNMSTEVFSGAFLKIRKFLRNANLEDILGQTHDASSAAVHEEKWKCSALILSGVIEVVLNTVAMDLEKAADQKVELEKEIMQFVDRHDSLAKEASTSRQSKAGKRPNLQATAKDATDDIDSGNPKLIQEHTFFLATSSIHQLLLMALKLYSSESSDIEATSQNHSQSSSSKTSKSCFKIISFALNASLHHVKSSAAVGNEGPMKKLIYGEINMLGPPLLRLTLLLKPGSNVATSQRKKESKAKKDAEERKEHLLLALFCLKEMITVSLCGSCLTHLLENLLSVPELEHADLHDECDQASEINDQDIKNKELFIQKYLKPLLTDLMKLSAFRTVEILCDIMLMIGHKLPCKWRSSHGAWAIRMCKTNNTTNSSIAKSMVRLATSLSSPPTDLLVAQEMLKELLKFIGPNNSDLSQVSEYLVVNQSTTIAIASCLLQITDNVIIDVDWSTKKLKAASQVAQKTIHHNQNGEHNLGFTFEEIVYSRVKAIVEVLSSFVLMSLKDNQAEHFLRLTTRFYKNLALISKLKIAPKGQKQLLPSLQFQKLVELTCKELTVPLYNFVAEMQQAQQENANSKGMINKIKRENKCIPELIFQIEDYEKHLIRLSKATKMNLLKHAKRSTCRDFKILDPTTAVVGQAVPNNVGNDNDNENENGRCSDSEDGNNDGNGSDKVLSHEVESESDAVQDDRASVPTVKGVKRSRIVHDSDDDS, from the exons ATGGCCACCACGGAATCGGCGGCGCCGCAGTTAAACGACGTCGATATCGTGCATTTAGCTCAACGAAAGCAACCTTCCAACAGCCATCAACAATCCAACGTTTCACTGCCTCCATTTCTCCTCTCTCCTCACTGTCACAAGGACCTCCTCTCTTACCTCCATTCACGCGCCGCCTCTCCTTCTCCCTCCTCCGCCGTCTGCGAGTACGTCATCTCTCTTCTCTCCCTCATTTCACTCTCTCCCGGAACCCCCACTGTCTGTTCTTTGCTCTCTTCTCTTCTCTCATCATACACTCAATTATTCCCTTTGCTTCCCCACGACTCGAATTCCCTcagaacaataaaaaaattcaacaccCTTTTGATCCATGTTCCTTTAGAAGACCTCAAGTTGGTTATTGATTTGGTTGCATCAGATTTATCAGGGGTTGTTTCAGTGGATGATGCCCAACTGTTCGATCTTTTGCCGCAATGTTTCGAGTTGATTCGAAACGCGGAGGAAAAAGGTGGGGACTATGTGAATTCCGTCGTGGATAAGATTCTTGATTCCAAATTGTCGAAAGGATTTTTGCTTAAAATGGTTTCCATTGCCAAAGAGTTTAGTTTTCTTGATAAAACGAGAGGGAACGAGTTTTTGGAGAAAGTTTTCGTGGGGATTAAAACTGTGGATTTGATGGACTTGCCTTCCCTTGTTTATCAGTTGTTAGTTTTGGCTTCGAAAGGGTTCAATAAAAGGGAGATTATTGAAGGGATTGTGTACTTTTTTGGGTCTGAATTGGGTTCAAAAATGACTTCCACTGTTAGGCAAGTTGAAGGGACTGTTTTGTTGCATGTTAACTTTGCAGTCAAGCAGGATCCTTCTTTGGGGAAAGAGGTTATGGGTTTAGTTAAATCTGATCTTCGAGCTTTTAATCATTTCACGGTGGCTGTTTTATTGTCAGTGTCAAGGGTACGGAGGTTTAGTGAAAGCTCAATGGCTATTTTGAAAACAGCTTTGCTTACAGCATACCGTGACTATAAATTCACCAA AGAATGTAAATGGATACCGGATGATATTAAGGGAGAATATCTGAAGAGTGTTAAAGTGGTCGAGAAGTCCGTGTTAAGAGCT GTAAATGAGAGCAACTATGGGAGGGAGCACATGGTGCCTAGTATTTTGCAATTTGGTTTTATCTTGCTAGAGTCAGTTGGGGAGGTAAACTGCAAAGAGCTTGGCAATTCTAATGGTCTCCTTGGCATTGAAGAGCTTGGTATTCAGATGCTGAAAACTCtatttgaggttcatgatatggcAAGAAACGAG ATTATGGAGCAAGTCAAGTTTCGCATTCTCTCTTTGAAGCCAGAGCTGAGTAGGCCAATATTAAG GCTGCTCTGTTATCTCATTCAGTGTTATCCTTACCCTATGATGGAACATATTCCCCGGCTTAAGGAATTGCTGGATTACTTCACTTTCATGGATGGAAAAATTGCCTCTTATCTTGTCAGTGCTCTTTTGCCTCTCATCAGATTCAGCCGTGATCTTCGG GATTATGCTATTTTGGTTGTGCGCAAGGCTGTGTTTAGAAGAGAAGAAGCAGTTCGTGTTGCAGCAACAAATTCCATTATCGAGCTTATACTAGCGGAGAAGCAACCTAAGGGGGATGGCTTGTTTTTTCTCCAAGACTCGTCTAGCCAAGCAAGCTGCAGTCAGCAAGCTGACATACCTTGCAGCATGGGGGGAGATCTCTTTCAGGAGTTGAGTGCTTTGCTGCAGAGATGTCTTTATCAGCCG GCAAAGGTGAAGCAAGTTGTGTATCAAGGACTGGTGAAGCTCGTTCTAGCAGATCCGGCAATTGGAGGGCTTGTCTTTGATTTTCTCTTACCTCATTTTCTCCAGTTTTTCAAAGAG GGTCCGGATGTCCAGCTTGGAGTTAGCTCTTGCATTAAATCAGAAAATGGCAAAGTACTTATTCAGGAGCCCCTGGATTGCCTTCTTTCTTGTATCTCCTGGATTTTACTTCTTCAGACTCATGGCAAAACTGATAAACTTTTGGATTCTATTGGGGCATGTTTCGGTTTCTCCCTCTCGCAAGAGAATGAG GATGGCAGGAACATGTCTACCGAGGTGTTTTCCGGTGCTTTTTTGAAGATCCGGAAGTTTCTAAGAAATGCAAATTTGGAAG ACATTCTTGGTCAAACTCATGACGCAAGCTCTGCAGCTGTTCATGAAGAGAAATGGAAATGTTCTGCATTGATTTTGTCTGGAGTTATTGAAGTGGTATTGAATACCGTTGCAATGGATTTGGAGAAAGCAGCAGATCAAAAGGTTGAACTTGAAAAGGAGATTATGCAGTTTGTTGACCGCCATGATTCATTGGCAAAGGAGGCAAGTACTTCAAGACAAAGCAAAGCTGGCAAAAGACCAAATTTACAAGCTACTGCTAAAGATGCAACAGATGACATTGACTCAGGCAACCCCAAATTGATTCAAGAACATACATTTTTCTTGGCAACTTCAAGCATCCATCAGTTATTGCTAATGGCACTGAAGTTATACAGTAGTGAAAGCTCTGACATAGAAGCAACTTCACAGAATCATAGCCAGTCATCCTCAAGCAAGACATCAAAGAGTTGTTTTAAGATCATTTCATTTGCTTTGAATGCATCCCTCCATCATGTAAAATCTTCAGCCGCTGTGGGAAATGAAGGTCCAATGAAGAAGTTGATCTATGGGGAAATCAATATGCTGGGGCCTCCATTGCTGAGATTAACTCTTCTGCTCAAACCTGGTTCAAATGTTGCAACTAGtcagagaaaaaaagaaagcaaaGCAAAAAAGGATGCAGAGGAAAGAAAGGAACATCTCCTTCTAGCATTATTTTGCTTGAAAGAAATGATAACAGTCAGTCTATGTGGTTCTTGTTTGACTCACTTGCTTGAGAATCTCTTGTCAGTTCCTGAACTTGAGCATGCTGATTTGCATGATGAATGTGATCAAGCCTCTGAAATTAATGACCAAGATATAAAAAACAAAGAGCTATTCATTCAGAAATATTTGAAGCCGCTGCTCACAGATCTTATGAAACTATCAGCTTTTCGGACGGTTGAG ATTCTTTGTGATATCATGTTGATGATTGGTCACAAATTGCCCTGCAAATGGAGGAGCTCTCATGGAGCTTGGGCTATTCGTATGTGCAAAACCAACAACACAACAAATTCCAGTATTGCAAAAAGCATGGTTAGACTAGCCACCAGTTTGAGCTCACCACCAACAGATTTGCTTGTGGCTCAAGAAATGTTAAAGGAGCTTTTAAAGTTTATAGGACCAAACAACAGTGACTTATCGCAAGTCTCGGAATACCTTGTTGTAAACCAGTCAACAACCATTGCTATAGCTTCTTGTCTACTTCAAATAACAGACAATGTCATTATCGACGTGGATTGGTCAACTAAAAAGCTAAAGGCAGCTTCACAAGTTGCTCAAAAGACCATTCATCATAACCAGAATGGAGAGCATAATTTGGGTTTCACATTTGAGGAAATTGTATATTCGAGGGTTAAAGCCATTGTTGAAGTATTATCTTCCTTTGTTTTGATGAGCCTCAAGG ATAATCAAGCTGAGCATTTTCTTAGATTAACCACAAGATTTTACAAGAACTTAGCTCTGATTTCAAAGCTCAAGATTGCCCCTAAAGGTCAGAAGCAGCTTTTACCAAGCCTTCAATTCCAGAAGCTTGTCGAATTAACTTGCAAGGAGCTCACTGTTCCGCTTTATAACTTTGTGGCAGAGATGCAACAA GCTCAACAAGAAAACGCTAACAGCAAAGGAATGAtaaacaagatcaaaagggagaaTAAATGCATCCCAGAGCTGATATTCCAGATTGAAGATTATGAAAAACATCTGATTCGACTCAGCAAAGCAACCAAGATGAACTTATTGAAGCACGCTAAACGCAGCACTTGTCGAGACTTCAAAATCTTGGACCCAACAACAGCTGTTGTCGGACAAGCTGTTCCCAACAATGTTGGAAATGATAATgacaatgaaaatgaaaatggaaggtGCAGTGACTCTGAAGATGGAAACAATGATGGCAATGGATCAGATAAAGTGTTGTCACATGAAGTGGAGTCTGAATCTGATGCCGTCCAAGATGATAGAGCTAGTGTTCCAACTGTTAAGGGGGTGAAAAGGTCTAGAATTGTTCATGATTCTGACGATGATAGTTGA